One region of Gossypium raimondii isolate GPD5lz chromosome 6, ASM2569854v1, whole genome shotgun sequence genomic DNA includes:
- the LOC105773708 gene encoding MLO-like protein 12 isoform X1, with amino-acid sequence MSTKMAPPSPVVDTKARSLEETPTWAVAVVCFCIIVASILIEHAIHMLGKTFYTVVEEKHKPALYEALEKVKTELMLMEFISFLLIITEFCPGIISCF; translated from the exons ATGAGCACAAAAATGGCGCCACCGTCGCCGGTGGTTGATACTAAAGCACGTTCATTGGAAGAGACACCAACATGGGCTGTTGCAGTGGTGTGTTTTTGTATTATTGTTGCTTCAATCCTCATTGAACATGCCATTCACATGCTAGgcaag ACTTTTTACACAGTGGTTGAAGAAAAGCATAAACCAGCTCTTTATGAAGCACTGGAGAAGGTTAAAACag AGCTGATGCTGATGGAATTTATATCATTCCTACTtataatcactgaattttgtccgggaATAAtttcgtgttttt
- the LOC105773708 gene encoding MLO-like protein 2 isoform X2 gives MSTKMAPPSPVVDTKARSLEETPTWAVAVVCFCIIVASILIEHAIHMLGKTFYTVVEEKHKPALYEALEKVKTV, from the exons ATGAGCACAAAAATGGCGCCACCGTCGCCGGTGGTTGATACTAAAGCACGTTCATTGGAAGAGACACCAACATGGGCTGTTGCAGTGGTGTGTTTTTGTATTATTGTTGCTTCAATCCTCATTGAACATGCCATTCACATGCTAGgcaag ACTTTTTACACAGTGGTTGAAGAAAAGCATAAACCAGCTCTTTATGAAGCACTGGAGAAGGTTAAAACag